The sequence TTACCCAACTATTTAGGTTTGGGTAATTTTGATGTAAGTGTTTCAATGCGAGATGTAACAGAAAGTGTATTGATTTACTTAGGAATACCATTTACCGCAGGATTTCTTGGTCGTTATTTCTTGATAAAGAAAAAAGGAGAAACTTGGTATAATCATAAATTTATCCCAAAAATATCTCCTATTACCTTAATCGCACTTTTAGCAACCATTGTTTTAATGTTCAGTTTAAAAGGGAATCAAATTATTGAATTGCCGTTGGATGTAATAAAAATTGCCATACCGCTTATTCTCTATTTTGTATTGATGTTTTTCATTAGCTTTTTTATTAACAAAGCAATGAAAATTCCTTACGATAAAAATGCTTCAATTGCCTTTACAGCAACAGGAAACAATTTTGAATTAGCCATTGCCGTAGCTATTGCAGTTTTTGGATTAAATTCCCCTCAAGCATTTACCGCAGTAATAGGTCCATTAGTGGAAGTACCTGTACTCATTTCTTTAGTGAATGTCAGTTTAAAATTAAAACAAAAGTATTATT is a genomic window of Bacteroidia bacterium containing:
- the arsB gene encoding ACR3 family arsenite efflux transporter translates to MNIKMKFLDRYLTVWIFLAMILGLGLGYLFPTISESMNKFSIGTTNIPLAIGLILMMYPPLAKVDYSLLPKVMQDKKAIAASLILNWIIGTVLMFGLAVLFLRNEPEYMTGLILIGLARCIAMVIVWSDLAKANREYTALLVALNSIFQIVSYSFFVWLFIKVLPNYLGLGNFDVSVSMRDVTESVLIYLGIPFTAGFLGRYFLIKKKGETWYNHKFIPKISPITLIALLATIVLMFSLKGNQIIELPLDVIKIAIPLILYFVLMFFISFFINKAMKIPYDKNASIAFTATGNNFELAIAVAIAVFGLNSPQAFTAVIGPLVEVPVLISLVNVSLKLKQKYYSK